A genomic segment from Perca flavescens isolate YP-PL-M2 chromosome 13, PFLA_1.0, whole genome shotgun sequence encodes:
- the mcf2b gene encoding proto-oncogene DBL has translation MAESNPLRGFPRLRRAATSFPGNLHLVLVLHPSGLLSSAPSPSSSTDLGFRFSQDDFLLKMPVVMLRSVGDLLRYIDENHLTSDFTAKVEYCQSDWIVLRTAIETFAVTVKEIAQLLQGFGSELSETELPDEASAIEFLLHSHTHRYRQMKDDIRSVLKEGRLLLSNLETVKASKRDVEEERELKSDMDTVQRLLTQLRDMEEAFDGFFEKHHLKMQQYHQLLHYEMSFQQMEEVLERITNQEMDIASVGTTVVQTEQLLKDLAMLDTHAQEEMARAQVVILHGHQLATNHHYALALIIQRCNELRHRCDIITTAIRTKRASLTRARDLLLRLEGALRWCDEGAYLLASQMVDKFQTREGAQEALQYLSFHQERAPSALKNSQDILSLEFEAILTPQLQSQISIVTEKLNSMQSMIRNREQCLKKLADVQVRPIQLVAPRPEPDHTLQRCKSPLFSPKHGVDFNVLNSKFSFDLLPGKRAARRNNSQRKIEVMHDFQGNCSSLYGSTTETDSEAEDNPEQVTRHIMKELIATERIYVDELLSVLLGYRAEMEDPSMSNLLPSALRSQKDVLFGNMPEIYQFHSRIFLQDLQGCLETPERVGACFLQRKKKFQVYERYCQNKPRSELLWRQCSDSPFFQECQNKLDHKLGLNSYLLKPVQRLTKYQLLLKELLKHCTEERYRYELQEALNSMLELLKSVNDSMHQIAITGYQGDLSQLGRVVMQGGFSVWISHKRAAVRMKELARFKPMQRHLFLYDLALLFCKRRDDDTHDRTPFYTFKSCLRMSAVGITENVKGDVKKFEIWYSGREVVYIVQAPTLEVKVAWLTEIRKILTNQQKMRQDETPSLSDNPLSDSASEMCVSWGGASVGGCSACLPVPHSSSATNHSHRLRWEESMHTSPAHSEPVVNSPQRTWPVPAHSVAICEGLEDWGAATDLSNLSDSDEEDQPAPLVAGRYRVMVESSMASTDDIIFNCGDVIQLLHEELSGMWMVKNISRGEEGRVLSEDLHRILGETC, from the exons ACCTCATTTCCAGGAAATCTGCATTTGGTCTTGGTGCTCCACCCCTCCGGCTTGTTAAGCTCTGCCCCCAGTCCGTCTTCCAGCACTGACCTGGGCTTCCGCTTCAGCCAGGATGACTTCCTGTTAAAGATGCCG GTGGTGATGCTGCGCTCAGTTGGTGACCTGCTGCGCTACATCGACGAAAACCACCTGACATCAGACTTCACTGCAAAAGTGGAGTACTGCCAAAGTGACTGGATCGTCCTCCGCACG gctaTTGAGACCTTTGCGGTGACAGTGAAGGAGATCGCACAGCTGCTGCAAGGCTTTGGATCAGAGCTATCTGAGACCGAACTTCCGGATGAAGCTAGTGCCATCGAGTTCCtgctgcactcacacacacaccgataccGACAGATGAAG GACGACATCCGGAGTGTGCTGAAAGAAGGACGGCTGCTGCTGTCGAACCTGGAGACTGTCAAGGCCTCTAAGAGAGAtgtagaggaggagagggaactAAAATCAGACATGGACACTGTTCAGAG GCTCCTGACTCAGCTCAGAGACATGGAGGAGGCATTTGATGGCTTCTTTGAGAAACACCACCTGAAGATGCAGCAGTACCACCAGCTGCTGCATTATGAAATGAGTTTCCAGCAG ATGGAGGAGGTACTGGAGAGGATCACTAACCAGGAGATGGACATTGCCTCTGTGGGAACCACGGTGGTGCAGACGGAACAACTATTGAAGGACCTGGCAATGCTGGACACACACGCTCAg GAGGAGATGGCTCGTGCCCAGGTGGTTATCCTGCATGGCCATCAGTTGGCCACCAACCACCATTACGCCCTGGCGCTCATCATCCAACGCTGCAATGAGTTGCGACATCGCTGTGACATCATCACCACTGCCATACGCACCAAGCGGGCCTCCCTTACCCGAGCACGAGACCTGCTGCTCCGCCTTGAAGGG gcccTTCGGTGGTGTGACGAGGGCGCCTATCTACTGGCGAGTCAGATGGTGGACAAGTTCCAAACCAGAGAGGGAGCGCAGGAGGCACTGCAGTACCTGAGCTTCCACCAGGAGAGGGCGCCGTCCGCACTGAAAAACAGCCAGGACATTCTGAGCCTTGAGTTTGAAGCCATACTCACCCCACAGCTGCAG TCCCAAATTTCTATTGTTACAGAGAAGCTGAACTCGATGCAGTCTATGATTAGAAACAGAGAGCAGTGTCTGAAAAAGTTGGCGGATGTACAAGTCAGACCGATTCAGCTGGTGGCCCCAAGGCCTGAACCTGACCACACCTTGCAGCGCTGCAAGTCACCCCTCTTCTCCCCCAAACATG GTGTAGACTTTAACGTCCTAAATTCCAAGTTCTCCTTTGACCTGCTACCTGGCAAAAGAGCCGCAAGGAGGAACAACAGCCAACGCAAG ATTGAGGTAATGCATGATTTCCAAGGCAACTGCAGCTCTCTGTATGGATCCACCACTGAAACAGATTCAGAGGCAGAAGACAATCCAGAGCAGGTCACACG CCATATAATGAAGGAACTGATAGCTACAGAGAGGATCTATGTGGACGAGCTGCTCTCTGTGCTTTTG ggCTACAGGGCAGAAATGGAGGACCCATCCATGTCTAATCTTCTTCCCTCAGCTCTACGCAGCCAGAAGGATGTTCTGTTTGGCAACATGCCAGAGATTTACCAGTTCCACAGCag GATCTTCCTCCAGGATCTGCAGGGTTGCCTGGAGACACCAGAGAGGGTGGGGGCTTGCTTCCTGCAACGG aagaAGAAGTTCCAGGTGTATGAGCGTTACTGCCAAAACAAGCCTCGCTCTGAGTTGCTATGGAGACAGTGCTCTGATTCGCCCTTCTTTCAG GAGTGCCAGAATAAGCTGGACCACAAGCTGGGTCTGAACTCTTACCTCCTGAAACCAGTCCAACGCCTCACCAAGTACCAGCTGCTACTCAAG GAGCTGTTGAAGCACTGTACAGAGGAGCGATACCGATATGAACTCCAAGAGGCTCTCAACTCCATGCTGGAGCTGCTGAAGTCTGTCAACGACTCCATGCATCAGATAGCCATCACTGGATATCAG gGTGACCTCAGTCAGCTGGGCCGAGTGGTGATGCAGGGAGGCTTCAGCGTATGGATCAGCCATAAGAGGGCAGCGGTGCGCATGAAGGAGCTGGCCAGGTTCAAACCCATGCAGAGACATCTCTTCCTCTATGACCTCGCCCTGCTCTTCTGCAAACGCAGAGACGATGACACCCACGACAGGACGCCTTTCTACACTTTCAAATCCTGTCTCAGA ATGAGTGCAGTGGGAATCACAGAAAATGTGAAAGGAGATGTGAAGAAATTTGAAATCTGGTACAGTGGCAGAGAAGTAGTGTACATAGTTCAG GCTCCCACACTGGAGGTCAAAGTTGCCTGGCTGACAGAGATTCGAAAAATTCTCACCAACCAGCAGAAAATGCGCCAAG ATGAGACTCCTTCTCTTTCAGACAACCCTCTTTCTGACAG TGCATCAGAGATGTGTGTGTCGTGGGGCGGAGCATCGGTGGGAGGCTGCTCAGCGTGTCTCCCTGTTCCTCACAGCTCCTCTGCAACAAACCACTCCCACAGGCTGCGATGGGAGGAGTCAATGCACACTAGCCCCGCCCACTcggaacctgtggttaactcACCTCAACGCA CTTGGCCTGTTCCTGCACACTCCGTGGCGATCTGTGAGGGCCTGGAGGACTGGGGTGCAGCTACAGACCTCTCCAACCTATCGGACTCAGACGAGGAGGATCAGCCCGCCCCCCTG GTGGCGGGCAGGTACAGGGTCATGGTAGAGAGCAGCATGGCCAGCACGGATGACATCATCTTTAACTGCGGGGATGTCATCCAGCTGCTGCATGAAGAATTGTCGGGAATGTG GATGGTAAAGAATATAAGTCGTGGGGAAGAAGGGCGTGTTCTATCTGAGGACCTGCATAGGATTCTGGGAGAAACATGCTAA